The following are encoded together in the Salvia hispanica cultivar TCC Black 2014 chromosome 6, UniMelb_Shisp_WGS_1.0, whole genome shotgun sequence genome:
- the LOC125196899 gene encoding disease resistance protein Pik-1-like, with product MKVKIVVRVSMNDEKSRSKALKITVGISGVESAALAGAEKDQVVVVGESIDAVVLTRQLRKGVGHAELVSVGEDKKEDKPAAKAEAPAPAPAVPMVWSYGPSYPGYNSYPVYETRSSDPTCTIM from the exons atGAAG GTTAAGATTGTGGTGAGGGTGTCGATGAACGACGAGAAATCCCGCTCCAAAGCCCTAAAAATCACGGTGGGGATCTCCGGCGTCGAATCGGCGGCTCTGGCGGGGGCGGAGAAGGAtcaggtggtggtggtgggggaGAGCATCGACGCGGTGGTGCTCACGCGCCAGCTGAGGAAGGGCGTGGGCCACGCGGAGCTCGTGAGCGTCGGCGAGGATAAGAAGGAGGACAAACCCGCCGCGAAGGCGGAggcgccggcgccggcgccggcggtGCCGATGGTGTGGTCGTACGGGCCGAGCTATCCCGGGTACAACAGCTACCCGGTTTACGAGACGCGGTCGAGCGATCCAACCTGCACGATTATGTGA
- the LOC125196900 gene encoding heavy metal-associated isoprenylated plant protein 47-like yields MKVKIVVRVSMNDEKSRSKALKITVGISGVESAALAGAEKDQVVVVGEGIDAVVLTRQLRKGVGHAELVSVGEDKKEDKPAAKAEAPAPAPSVPMVWSYGPSYPGYNSYPVYETRSGDPACTIM; encoded by the exons atGAAG GTTAAGATTGTGGTGAGGGTGTCGATGAACGACGAGAAATCCCGCTCCAAAGCCCTAAAAATCACGGTGGGGATCTCGGGCGTCGAGTCGGCGGCTCTGGCGGGGGCGGAGAAGGAtcaggtggtggtggtgggggaGGGCATCGACGCGGTGGTGCTCACGCGCCAGCTGAGGAAGGGCGTGGGCCACGCGGAGCTCGTGAGCGTCGGCGAGGATAAGAAGGAGGACAAACCCGCCGCGAAGGCGGAggcgccggcgccggcgccgTCGGTGCCGATGGTGTGGTCGTACGGGCCGAGCTATCCCGGGTACAACAGCTACCCGGTTTACGAGACGCGGTCGGGCGACCCGGCGTGCACGATCATGTGA